ctgtaagaattccaatttaacctctttggtgggaaagaaaaggaaacactTCTCTGTCCTGTTTGGGCAGTTAAAACTCATTTAGATAGactaagcctggaagaggcagttatcctttagttttgtgattttagaaacctagaacatctttgtcaaaggttaagcctgaagtaggcaaagttaaccttttgttttgtggttttagaaaacctagatgtcTTGGTCGAAGGTTAAGCCAGGAAGAGCCAaggttaaccttttgttttgtggtgtgGTTTAAGAAAATCTAGCTGTCTTTGTTAatggttaagcctggaagaggcaaagttaatcttttgttttgtggttttgaaacctagaacatctttgtcaaagaacacgaGATTCTCTGTGATGTATTTGATTAGGCTAGTGCATGAGAACTAACTCCATACCTTTTACCcttattgaaggtaaacattcataatgtgagagCTGTGGCAACTTCATTTGGTTTTATGACAATTTGTCGCTTGAGGATGGGATTAATGCAGCGCAGTAGAAATGCAATCTGGTTTTGCCCACTCACTACATTAACCCCCTCACGCTTACAGGGGTTTTTATAGGGCTACCCAGTACGACTTGTGctgtggagggaaaagtggggctcaCGCGgaaaagtttttgtaaaaattgatacatccaaactataactgatatatgcttctggtttgttttatgatgtcggcaaatgattgaattttttgttAAAGCAATCAgcaaatctttgcaaggcttagaaataataaaaaagatgtgatgaatgtgaaatttttaaggaaaatcatagattttttttaataatcatgaaaaatataacattttcataataaaataaagttttaagtatacttaccaagtagttacattGCAATTGTTTCAAAACCGAATGGCAGGTAGAATTCAGAATTTgcgccagcaaaaacaaaaaacaatatggcaGCTAGGAGATACCCACTCTACCCACTGGTGGAGGAGTGAGGAACTACCTTAACACAAAACTTCAGTTGTTTATGCCCTACattcatgagaggggaggagggagggctttgatcatgtaactactgggtaagtatacttgaaactttattttattatgaaaatgtcatttttaagtatgtaacttacccagtagttacattgctgattcccacactaAAGGAGGCAGGACCATGAATAAGTAGAACTGTAATTAAGTTTGTGTTAACCTTCTTTTATTGGGTAAAAGAAAAGTTCTAAGTTCCTTACCTGTTAAGTGAGCGATCCATATTGATTCTGCCTCTAAAATATGGAGCTCTTCGTAACTGCTAGATGTGGTGAGGGAGCCATGGGACGTCTATAACAAGTATATTATCCTTGTGACCTAGAAGGGTTCATAGGACACCAAGAATGACCTAACAAATGCCTCTGCTAAGGGCGCAGTACCAAccaaaaaacataaaaccaaTCAATGGGTATCACCACTAGCCTACACCAAAATTAAACCCCTTAAAAAACTAATGACTGAGAGGTACTCCTAAACGCACAGCACAATGTACCCCCCAGACTCCCCAGCAAACTCCAAAACCTGCGTCAAGGAGAAGGGGACACTAAGGAAGGATGAACTTCCTTATCACCTTCACCCAATACCGTGCCAGCCACTACGAAAGGGCCTAGGGTACTGCAATTATCGTATGTTGTCTCCATATCTCATAGATAATGCAAGGTGAACACTGACCTACTCCTCCAAAAGGTTGCTTGTACAATAGAAGAAAGAGACAAATTGCATCTGAAGGCCAGAGAAGTCGCAACCGCTCGTACTTCATacattttaactttcaaaacactGCACTCTGCTTCATCCAAATTGTCATGAGCCTCCACTATTCAACTCCAAATAAAGAAAGCCAACGCGTTTTTTGAGAGGGGTCaagaaggattcttaacagagcaccagagatGGTCCGAGTTACCTCTAATAGACTTGTCGCTTGAATATAGAACTTGAGAGTCTCTCCTCTTCTATGTCAACTAGATCTGTCAGATTATGAATCTCGAATGACCCTGGCCAAGGCCTGGATGGGGTTTCATTCTTGGCCATAAAACCCATATTAAAGGAACAGATAGCATTTCCATTTGCAAaacctactttttttatttaaggcatGCACTTCACTTACCCTCTTCGCTGtagctaaggctactaaaaaTAGCGTCTTTCTCGTCACTTCCCTCAAAGATTCTGTACTGAGGGGTTCGAATCTATCACTCCTAAGCCACTTCAGAACCATGTCCAAGTTCCAGCCTATTAATCTTGGTCCTTCCGTCCTCTCCTTATCGAAGGACTTAACTAAAGCTGACAAATCTTTGTCACCAGACAAATCTAGACAACGGTGTCAAAACACTGAGCCCAAAATATCCCTTTAccccttaatggtagaggtagaTAATAGCTTTGTCTTCTTCAAGTACAAGAAAAAATCGGCCACTTGCGCTAaagatgtcttagaagaagagACTTCCTCTCTCCTGCACCAGTCTCTAAAAACATTCCACTTGGCCTGGTATATGTCCGAAGAAGACCTCCTCCTGCATCCTGCGATAGCTTCTGAAGCTTGCTGAGAAAATCCCTTGTCTCGGAGGAGATGGTTGATAATCTGAACGCAGTTAGTGCTAGACTTGACAGACCCTCATGGAACTTTCTTATGTGAGGCTGCCTGATTAGACCCTTCCTTTGAGGTAGAAGCCTTGGATAATCTGTCAGAAGTTCCagcagatctgggaaccattccctcgATGGCCAAAATGGGGTGATCAGAGTCATTCTGACGTTCTTGTATGTCCTGAGTTTGCTCAACACTTCCCTGACTATCTTGAATGGTGGAAAGGCGTAAACATCCAGATTCTCCCAATTCTGAACCATGGCATCCGTAGCCCAAGCCTGATGGTCCGGAATTGGAgaacaataaattggaagtctgttGTTCTTGGCTGTGGCAAATAGGTCTACCAGCGGAGTCCCCCAACACTTCCATATTTGCCGACATACCAAGGGGTGCAAAGTCCATTCCGTCGAGATCACTTGCTTCTTGCGACTGAGCAAACCTGCCCTTACATTTAGTTTCCCTCGAACAAACCTTGTCAATACTTGCAGTTTGATTTTGCTTCAGCCACAATAACAGAATTCTCGTCGCCTTGCAAAGGGAGAacgagtgagtgcctccttgtttctgaATATATGACAGAGCTGTTACAGTGTCCGACATGGACTAGTACTACCTTCCCTCTGATCTGTTCTGCAAATTCTGTCAACCCTAGATGAACAGCTACCAATTCTTTCATGTTGATATGCCACTTCTGTTGGCTTTGCTCCCAAAGCGCCTCTCTGTCCCCTAGAACGACCTCTCCCTGTGTCCCTAGAACCGCAACTTTCCCATCATGACAGCCCCTGGTCGGATTCTTGTCAGAAATCTCGAAAATGAAGGAATCCGGAAATTCCTTCCTCCGCCACTTTGCTTTTAGATAAAATTGTAATGGCCTCATGGAGGCGCCCCAGATGCATGAACATCTCTAGGGATGACAATgtccccagaaggctcatccattcgttcGCAGAGCAAGTTCTGAGAGCCAGAAACTTCGAAACTTTTTGAAGGCAAGACTCGACTCTGAGCTGACGGAGAAGCCTGAAAATTCACTGCATCTATCTGAATTCCCAAATATACTGTCTTCTGAGAAGGGATCAGATGGAGATGATGCTAATGTCTTTGACTCTTGAGAGGTAAATTCCACCTGGatcataaaattcttttatgagATTTGTCACTTATGCTTAAAAATCTGTCATCTTCCAGATTAGAGCCAATGGAAAAAGTTACCCTCAAGGATATTAACAAGAAAGATATAAAGATTCATGCCCTTTCTAGTGATATTCTCACAGGAAAAATGGGCAGGGCAATGGACTAAAGTACGCTAATAGTTTTGTAGCCAAGACACAAACAGATTCCACTGTGCCTCAGCCATCACCAAGTTTTGTTATTCCCCCCTTACTTGTGCTAGTGGAAAGCAAAGACCTGCTCTGGTGCCTGTAAGGATAGGTATCTTTGGAAGATCCAATCTTCAAGAAAATGGCAGTTTAAGTTAATTATATCCTTTTGTGCAAATAAGCTAGTTGTTTGTAAAAATACCATTTTGTCTTGAATAAAGCAGGAGATCTGAAAAAGAGTATACTGTAAATGTGTACCTGTCAGAAGCTTCCAACATTGATGTAAGGGTTCATGAGAACAAGCATAGGATGGTTGTGTTCTCCATATCATTTGTGCCATAGAGATCCCCCTTCAAATTTTGCCAGGTTTTGCCTTAGAAATCTCTGACCTGTGAATTTAGATGTATATGCTTTTGGAACAGTTGTGGCCATGGGCCATTTAGTAACAAACTGGTCATACTGACCAGTAGTTAGATTCAGCTTCATCATTATACTTGATCATATTTCATTCAGTATAAAATACTGTTGTACATGCATCTGTGCTATTGCTGAAAAGGTAGGTATATACAgcacataattttcaaaattggGGTTTGACTAAGTAGAAAGTATATCCTTACTAGGATGGTACTACTGATTTTCAATTCCTCTCACTTAGAGGGTAATGGCTCTGAAGGCTGTACAATTACTCCTAAGTGAGTTCACATGAGGCCATCCCTCCTAAATAGCTAATGAGGCTGCTGTAAAGTAATGAGGTTGTGACAAAACAAGTAcagttttgaaacaaaattaattttttggtacaaacccattactttaccAGGAGTTCCCACTTCTCACATCTCTAGAATAAGGGTCAGAACACACAAGAATGgtcgttttctttgtaaaaggGGCTTTGTAGCCTAAGGCACTTACCTGACTACAAGGAATGcctttccattttgaataattgTTTACATGTTGCTGACTGCAGGATCAAGTTATTTTAAAGTAATGGGGATACaggtataatgaaaaaattttatacttaGCTACTTAGCTAATGTTACGATGACAAAAAAGATGCCAAtgggtagataaaaaaaaaaacattgtcgtGGTGTGAATGGAAAAGATGGTACAGTGTAAAATTTGAGAATCATAGAAACACAGCAGTGTTTAGATCACCTGTAATGGTGTATAATGTACTTTTTTTGATTGAGAAAAAAGATAGCCTTTTTGAGAGAAGAGTGTGAGGATCATAATCATTATAAAATGATTATGTGAGAACtttggaaatatttgaaaaaaggttactttaaagtaatgaatttctattgaaggtaaatgttttgtgtataaaaatttcatatgttgCTAATgttaacatgacaaaaaaaaaataccagtgaaTGGATGACAAAACATTTGCCAGGTGGGAAGGAAAAGGATGTTTAGAAGAAAACACAAGAACCATAAAAACACTGCTGTGTTTATATCACTTGTAATGGTAGTGTATAATGTACTTGGATGTTGATTGAGAAAAAAGACAGCTTTGTTGAGAGAAGAGAATGTGAGGATCATAATCATTATAAAATGATTATGTGAAAAGTTTGATAAGTccttgaaaaaaaagttactttaaagTAATTGATttctattgaaaaaatatatgttttgtgtaaaaaaaaattatatttagctgAAATCAACATGCCAAAAAAAATGccagggaatggatgaaaaacaaTTGTCCTGGTGTGAAGGGAAAAGGTGTTAGAAGGAAATGTGAGAATCATAGAAACAGCTGTTTAGGTCACTTGTAATGGTATATAATGTACTTTGATGTTGTTTGAGAAAGACAGCTTTGTTGAGAGAAGAGAATGTGAGGTTTGTAATCATAATGAGAGAATCATAGAAACAGCTGTTTAGGTCACTTGTAATGGTATATAATGTACTTTGTTGTTGTTTGAGAAAGACAGCTTTGTTGAGAGAAGAGAATGTGAGGATTGTAATCATTATAAAATgattatgtgagaagtttgaatgTAGATGAAAACAGTTCTTTGAGCTATTTGTATATGTAGGAAGGGTTATGGTATGTATAATTATTACAGGTTTATTTTatggcaggtttttttttaggaattttatggcaggttttttttttttaggaaaaatgagaaattgtTCGGAAAATTAAACCCTATTATTTAGCCACTGTGtttaatgatttgatattaagtagTTCTATGATAGGGTTGCCATATGTGTCCATGTATAAATGGACAGACTGatagaaaaagaagcagaatcaTTGAAATTTAAAGATCTTATTGTAATGTTGAGTGGTGACAGTGAAGAAGTAAAATGTGTAATAATGTAAGTTATAAACTTGTATAAAACTTATGAAGTGAGTGCTTTGGATAGTGGTAAATTAAGGAAGAGTTTTGTCATTAAATATGCAAGATAGGTCAAACTTTGTGCAATGGAGAAGTGTTTAGGGAGGCAAAAGTTTGGAGGTGTGAAGGAATTGTTGACCTTAGTTGCCATTGTGAAAGTTGAGGGTAGCAATTGCAAgtgcataaaataatgaaggctGTTTACAACAAAGCATTCGGCAGAATATTTGTGAAATTAGATGCAGTAATGTGACAAATCTGTTAAAAAGGTTGACCAGACTAAAGTATTTAGTGTTCTTTTGGCTGTATGGCATAATGATGTggttgaaaatgcataaatatctTGGAAATACAAGAATACACATAAGATTGGaacaaatatctaaatattctagTTGAGTCTGACTTGCTGCTAATGAAGCTCCCATGCAGATTCATGAATTGCCTTTGGAATTGTGGAAGTCTTTTGGCCAATAGTGTTAATGTGTAGTCAGGTTAGACAGACTATGTCAACATCTACTGGATTGTTTTACCTGGGGACATCATTTTTAGGGAACATGACTTCGCTTAAAAAAGGGGAATTATGGATGGTGTTGATATTTAAAATACGATAGTTAAACTCTTTTAGTGCATTATTTAAGAGCAGTAAAGCTATATAAACTAAGAAGCTCAGATTTCATTAACCAAATCAGACATGAACTCAGTGTCAAtggtttcttaattttatttgtactgtATTTGGTGAATTGTCTGAATTTTTCAACAGTGAGTATGCAAATGCACAGTACAGTATGACATTGCTGTAGAATGCAGCTGAATTTTTAACTCCTGtttacagcaaaagatttttctcATTGTACTGCATTGAATCGTATTTTGTTAGTAATTATGTTATCTCTGATTTGCATTCTATatgatttcagttttataaacaaatggcaaataCACCTAATACAATGAATGATGCTGAATTAGCAAGAGCTCTCCAAGACCATTATGATAAACTTGAAGCAATGAATGAAGAAttgtatgaaaaaagaaagaaagcagcaGCTATCCAGAGAAGACGAAGAAAACGCATGCTAGAAAGAATGAGTGAGGAAGAGTTGAAACAGTATCGAGCAGCACAAACTGAAGCCTGCCGCCAACGACGAATACGTAGGTTAGAAAGAATGACAGATGAAGAAAGGCAAAGAGATCGTTTGTTAAAAAATGCATTATGTTTAGCAAGACGGCATCGCCGAGAAGCAATGATGTCTGAAGAAGAGCGCAAAGCAAGAAGggcagcagctgcagcagctCAAAGAGAGAAGCGTAAACGTAAGCGAGAGAGCATGACTGATGAAGAATTGAAAGCGCACAAAGCTGAAGTAGCAGCTATTTGGCGAATGCGAAGACACTTGAGGTATATGAGGATGACTGAAGAAGAGCGCCAAGCTGAGAGGGCTAAAGCAGCAGAAGCCAAAAGAATCAGCCGACAGCGTCAAAAAGATAAAGATGGCCCTGAGGAAACAGTAAAACCAGTTACACAGAGAAGACCACGTCGAAAAAGAACCAGAAGCCAGCTTTCGCTACCAGAGAGTGAATCAGACGCAATGGAGACTAGTTATAGTATGGAGAGCAATGCAGAAAGTTTAATTTCACAAATCCTGAAGGTGAGTTAAGGAATTTTTGGACAAAATGtgaattgttgttattttaattcACTCAGATTGgtgttgattttaatatttaagaaatatctaaaactgtatacttttttttggAATACTAAAGCCATATAACTCATATTTCTGTCTTTGCACTCAGTTTATGCTGTGATTTCAAATATCTTTAGCTTTTCATCTGATCAGTAGAGAGGAAGGTAGGGCTTCTTTTTAAGGCAAGGGAGAGTGAATTTATATTAATCAGTTATATAAGAGCAAATGCCAGATGTACTTTGACAAATTTGCTATTACATCACTGAAACATCATAAAAGAAAGTCAGAGAATTAATTTATGGTAATCATAGTATGCAAGAGCAAATACGTACTTAGTTGAGTTAGTTAAACTTCAGAAGAGAAAGGTGAATTAGAAAGagtggaaattaatttttcttttcattataaatattctattctgtatttAGCTCTCTCTTAAGGttattaatatattcaaataagAGCACTTGTctgtttcaaatgaaaaaatgttggGTTGTTGCATTGTTGTGTATGTAGTCAGGTATATACAATGATGGCATCAGTACTTTAtgggtaacaatttttttcagttcctttacATTACTTCATTTTATGGAAGGGATgtaaatctgaatttttttttaaacaagcagATCTAGAACCAAACCCTGCATAAGTCAAAGGCTAGTTGTAATTGTAATTAGCCCTTTCGTACACATGAAATTGTTTCAGACACTTCACTTCTTctagaaaagaaaacaacagtatGTCTGTGCATGCATGGGGGATTGTTGTGTCTTACATATCTACCAGTGCTATTTTTCATGCACAAGTGATAGTTTACTGCTTTCTGAAGGCCACAGATGTTTGGCTGTTGAGATGTCTCCATTTTGCTGGTTacctttattcattttacttttcattcatgtcccttgtatttatgtgtatttttctcATACACAATAAGgtatttcctatattttttctctttctgaattTTGATCAAGTTATAAACCTCTCGATTAGATGGTTTTTAACCATTGTGGGTcttggtttttaaaaatatgtatgtaggtaCTGGTCTTTCTTATTTGTTCAAAACGGACAACTATTGTCTGATTTATTTCAAGTATAGTTCAAGGTTTGCATTTTAGTATTCCTCGCCTAACTTTGATAACTTTGTGTCTGATTTCAGTAGTGATTGCTAATCAGCAAATGATAAGTTCAACATTACTTTCTTTAAAGTGTTTTCATTTGATTGACTGCTAAGTTAaggattttagttattttatataatggcACACATTATTTGCATTTCAAGTAGTGGTTTTGTAGGAAATATTACCCTGTTTGCCAGTAAATAATAACCACCTATCTCTAACAAATGGCCAAGGAAATTCACAGTGCATTTACAAGGAGAAGGTTAGGTGTACAAGTTTAACTTATATCAGTCATTTTTGTTCCATGTAAATGACTAATCTAGAAGTGGAAATACTTACCagtcatttttgtttcatataaatgacTAATCTAGAAGTGAAAATACATACTagtcatttttgtttcatataaatgacTGTTCTAAAAGTACAtaccagtaatttttttcatgcaaatgtcAAATTGTAAGCTGTAGCTTTATTCGAGTTCTTTGTTACATACATATTAAGCATCAAGCAGTCATTTCAACATTCATAAAACAATCATAACAATCATTAGTAATACACTGAAAACAACTTGAAACACTGTGACAATAGAAATTCATTCCATGCATGAGATGCTAAGACAACAGTAACTGAAAAGAAATCTGCAACTGAAACCTTTCAGAATTATTGTCCCTGGGACGTAAGTACTCATTAATTGTAGTGTTAACCTTATTGTCTGTTGTCTTTATGTATTACGTTTGGAAATGAAAAATCTGCATTGAAATTCCTTAAGATGGATAATCAAGGGAAACAGTTGAAATTTGATGTAATAGCCAGcatttgactttatttttaattcatactGCATTGTtgcaaactgtttttatttaatgaagcTTTGTTGTTATGTAGAATTTTgacttttctctgtttctttctttagCAAACGCAACATATAGCAGCAATGGAAAGTCAGCAAGGTGATCTGGTTCCTGCCAATTCACTTGAGAGTCTGCCTAAAGAACAGACTTTTAATGAAGAAACTTACCTTTTACCCCATGAAATACCGGATAAAGAGGCAGCTGTAGGTTCTCCTCCTAAAGTAACAAATGAAACTTACCTTCTTCCACATGAGATACCAGATAAAGAACCAGAAGCAGGTCAGCACCGTGAAGATGTACAAGACACTAACCAAAAAAACTACTTATTACCACATGAAATGGCTGAACAGCAACATCCTGGTATGAGAAATTGCCCAAGCATTGGGCAGgtagaaaaacaggaaaattatattttatcacatgAAATACAAGAACCACACCAAACTACGAGCCCTAATTCAAAAGTTGCACAAGGAGCAAAGCAAGAAACATATCTTTTACCCCATGAGTtacctgaaaaacaaaatgataaccATTACCCAAAGGCAGTACAAGAAATTAAACAAGAGTCATACCTTCTACCACATGAAATGCCTGATCAGCACCATAACCCAATTCACCATCGTAACGTTA
This DNA window, taken from Macrobrachium rosenbergii isolate ZJJX-2024 chromosome 4, ASM4041242v1, whole genome shotgun sequence, encodes the following:
- the LOC136834772 gene encoding trichohyalin-like isoform X1 — encoded protein: MPRMKKGSHTQKKRSKRLRRRKDKEDEWQMSYDSQSLQSGALMDNSKYGNDTSGVDYGVDENNPGKMENSSILMAGNFGDDQGKKDMNLTVKVENDMSLLDDLKDELDIDGRNQQFAAAGDGQGQMPHRADEACAGETIDPLSCVEVDEENFVVDCDPMIVTNPGLSAEVARPLSSDDNSSYSSSSNPLFTDILKNNELFYKQMANTPNTMNDAELARALQDHYDKLEAMNEELYEKRKKAAAIQRRRRKRMLERMSEEELKQYRAAQTEACRQRRIRRLERMTDEERQRDRLLKNALCLARRHRREAMMSEEERKARRAAAAAAQREKRKRKRESMTDEELKAHKAEVAAIWRMRRHLRYMRMTEEERQAERAKAAEAKRISRQRQKDKDGPEETVKPVTQRRPRRKRTRSQLSLPESESDAMETSYSMESNAESLISQILKQTQHIAAMESQQGDLVPANSLESLPKEQTFNEETYLLPHEIPDKEAAVGSPPKVTNETYLLPHEIPDKEPEAGQHREDVQDTNQKNYLLPHEMAEQQHPGMRNCPSIGQVEKQENYILSHEIQEPHQTTSPNSKVAQGAKQETYLLPHELPEKQNDNHYPKAVQEIKQESYLLPHEMPDQHHNPIHHRNVTQSMRDDRRSEISEEYHHTPVQDVCQPDKVQLHHRDIRNEVHPGAPHLYHQHNIENSSHHLQHRIHESEQMRAAQLYHHGNIPYDTRAALHPYHINNIHGIDHLGRLQQYHHHGENQDNQTGALPYIHGRNYMNTLY
- the LOC136834772 gene encoding trichohyalin-like isoform X2, translated to MPRMKKGSHTQKKRSKRLRRRKDKEDEWQMSYDSQSLQSGALMDNSKYGNDTSGVDYGVDENNPGKMENSSILMAGNFGDDQGKKDMNLTVKVENDMSLLDDLKDELDIDGRNQQFAAAGDGQGQMPHRADEACAENFVVDCDPMIVTNPGLSAEVARPLSSDDNSSYSSSSNPLFTDILKNNELFYKQMANTPNTMNDAELARALQDHYDKLEAMNEELYEKRKKAAAIQRRRRKRMLERMSEEELKQYRAAQTEACRQRRIRRLERMTDEERQRDRLLKNALCLARRHRREAMMSEEERKARRAAAAAAQREKRKRKRESMTDEELKAHKAEVAAIWRMRRHLRYMRMTEEERQAERAKAAEAKRISRQRQKDKDGPEETVKPVTQRRPRRKRTRSQLSLPESESDAMETSYSMESNAESLISQILKQTQHIAAMESQQGDLVPANSLESLPKEQTFNEETYLLPHEIPDKEAAVGSPPKVTNETYLLPHEIPDKEPEAGQHREDVQDTNQKNYLLPHEMAEQQHPGMRNCPSIGQVEKQENYILSHEIQEPHQTTSPNSKVAQGAKQETYLLPHELPEKQNDNHYPKAVQEIKQESYLLPHEMPDQHHNPIHHRNVTQSMRDDRRSEISEEYHHTPVQDVCQPDKVQLHHRDIRNEVHPGAPHLYHQHNIENSSHHLQHRIHESEQMRAAQLYHHGNIPYDTRAALHPYHINNIHGIDHLGRLQQYHHHGENQDNQTGALPYIHGRNYMNTLY